ATCGCGACTAAACAGCATTTAATGTGTGCGTATAAGGTAAAAAATCAAGATATTATGTACTCAATAACAATACGTCATAATCTTCTTGTTGATAGGTGTGTTGACATCTATTGACACTAATTTTTGGACTTGATACCCTTTTGGTATCaactatcaataataataaatattaaaattaaataaccaGCCCGTGTGtgtgtccgcgacttcgtccgcggccgcgtagatttagatttttgaaaacactctgggaactctttgtaaATCGGAATATAAAGTAGCCagctaaaatctaaatctatctccactccaaatttcagctaaatcctTCCAGTTAGTTTTtacgtgaaagggtaacaactaacaaactttcacctttattttttactagcgacccgccccggcttcgcatgggttcAATGTAGATATTAATGTGGTgtgattaataatccatacttccatactaatattataaatgcgaccaccgccGCCTTTTGTTacgcgttagttttaatttcatattatcttaattttgtcataagatattattctaaattaaatgatgtaaagggcaattttggtctcaattaaatattacagatgatcaactattttattttgataagaattaatagtatgtcagtcaaaacaccctcgaaagtaaggctttgtttcagatcacatttgaaaatcataaaatcgagtattgtgagccaaccttaaaagatacatgtatgctatcgcggactttcTTGTAGAACTTTTTATGAGAAACAATGtcaccatacattgttttcgtgcaactttgaccatttaggcagcgcacgcctcggaaactctcaaatgagaggatttctACCGAcctaatttatttcaatttccctagggatgtctaattttttgagaattattttatacctagAAACCTTCCTCCTGAATCACTccatctattggtgaaaaccgcattaaaatccgttgcgtagtttaaaagatctacgcgttcatacatacagacagcgggaagcgactttattttatactatgtagatatCTTTGGTTTTACTATGAGCtaaggaatcctaaaaatatttGGTAgtgttttgttaattttattattctttactATTTTTGAAACACTTATATATTTATTCATACTTATATAGAGAATTAGTTGACTAGTTAATAAAAGGTCCTTAAAATTAAAGCCATCTTTATAGTCCTAGTTCTTGGCTTCAGCGACACTGGAGCCATCTTGCAGGTTAGTTTTGACGTTGTTGGTGCGTGCTTGTCTGGTGGCAGATGGACTCTTCACGTGAAGAACTGACTCCACTACAACCTCTTCTATGAACTGCTTGCCATTGTCTTCTGAAAAATAGACAACATATATTATCTATTATGTAGTTATTGTATTTACGCAGTTTAAGAGGAAGCAGACACACTTGGATGGCGCTTTTgcagctttgtgttagttctaagtgattttgtaaagtggtgataataaaaagaatatccggctgagtttgttgtgggctcttctcagacctgggcgcgtttggaaccctcgtagctttagttttaagtacgtattaattatcagcactatatcatatcaccttacaaataaaaatttatgacaatcataagcgtacctataattttaccaattctgaataaataatttgagtttgagtttgaagcACGCTCGAAGGTGTCAGAAGGTGCGTAAACCTCGCGCCAATATTTATGTATATGTGTCCCTACTATGTCGCACACACAAACATACGAATtcgtcttcactttttaaaatacggtTGTATGAACTTTGgttatctggagttttataatacctTTGCCTGCGGTTCATTCGATCATTGATAAACTGAAAAAGTTTAGCTAAATGAAAGGATCCTTGACAAACCGACGAACATTATAGTCAAAACAAACTCTTTCAGCTTTCTTTACTTAcgtatatatacctacgtaaaaagtgtaaaaaagtgtaacaaaaagtgtaaaaaagtgtaagtaaagtaagtaaagtgTAAAAAAGTGTAAGCGTAAAAAGTGTAGTCTTAGTTGATTTACCAATAAGCCAATAAACTTTAATATAATAGGTTTAATAGGTATGTAGTTTGATCCACTGAGTTTCGCCATCTCATTACCATAAAACGGGTGTTGCATGAACTATCCTACATAAACGGTAGGTATTCCTACTAACAACAACTTACTCGATAATTCGACATGTCAATCTACTTGTACGTGTGtggttttatttcttttatctcGAGCATCTTGGCGccaggtttttagggttccgtacctcaaaaggaaaacggaaaccttataggatcactttgttgtctgtctgtctgtctgtcaagaaacctacagggtacttcccgttgacctagagtcatgaaatttggcagataggtaggtcttatagcagacattcggggaaaactctgaaaaccgtgaatttagggttagatcacacaaaaaaattaaattgtggtcatgaactaataataattagtattttcaattttctaagtaagataactaagtataagtataagtataaagtaagtggggtatcatatgaaaggtcttcacctgtgcattctaaaacagatttttatatatttttacatcatagtttttgaattatcgcgcaaaatgtcgaaaaaatacgactgtagtacggaaccgtcgtcgcgcgagcctgactcgcacttggccggtttttacaattattacaatttacttaTTCGCATTTGTTACGTATCAACTGCCTCTATAAGTTTTTTGGCCTTGATTCCTATAGTTAAATGAGTATTTGTATATAGGACGATTTATCCTTAATCaagcttttttaatttttctagctgccccggtgaacttcgtaccgcctaacagtcgattctttttcaggcaatttttaaaatttgtttttaaaaaccactcctgtacttcaaggaatattataaaaaaagaataagcgaaatcagttcagttgttctcgagattagcgatcagcaacacatttagcgattcatttttatatattatagagaagatttgtcaaaattaaaaatatggcACACGGTAAGTAAAAGGTCAACATTAGATTTGCTGGTATTTGTGCATACAATTATGGAAATCTATTGCCAATACAATGCTAATAAATACAACGAAACGCTACATCATGAGGTCATCCGTTGATTTTTTGCGTTCAGTTACAATTTAACCAATCAATGAAGAGACCTTTACCTTTAGAATTTGTAAACCGTGgaatttttatgatttattattaaaattagaatCGATAGGTTTTAAGTAGACGTGatgctgattctgagcacacctaaaatttagagtatttgcatcctcttctaactaatgtaatatgaaaaggacagacatagtttgacagttttaaatttaatttagaaccgtcaaacctcgtgactttaggtgccagtcgcgagcctagcTTGAAAATTCATGTCCCgcccttttttagcaatattaaaaagaaaaagatgcagatactctaaatttagtttagagaaagacaagagaatcggcgccattgaattattatgtactaagtaGATGAGCCGTTCATtcggtaaacagtggagatttGTCCTTAGTTCTACACCTGCCACAAGGTGACTAATGAGTTGCGTCATAACTTGAGATAATTTTTATACTTCCAACATGCTTCCaactaaaaattatataatgggttgtacacttttttttaaagaatattagccatgttaaatgactaatgttcccctttcctctccaactaagcgtcaagcttgtgctaggagtaggtacgacaatagtgcaacgggcgggctTTGAACCGtcggcctttcggttttcagtccactcctttacccgttgagctattgaggaatATACATACAATATTCATTTATTTCCATACTAtctgatacccgcgactacgttcgcgtgaatttagtttttaaaaatctcgtgggaactctttcattttccggaacaaaaagtagccaatgtaactctccaggatgatgatgatgtatttctattgccactattacaacaaataataaaattttcaaaatggtcgccatgaaaattataaataaataaaaattcttgTACGATGGGATGGAAGTTCCGTACCATTTCACGGAACCCATCGTGtgtgagtctgattcgcacttgaccgatttttttatttttgcataacTATTAAAGTCTCAGAAGACTTGTATAGTCTTCATTTTCATCTTCTTAAGACTCCTTAAAATTGTGgcccgaattttttttttacgaaataaCAGTATCTAACGCGGTGCGTATGATATCCGATGCTCTGTAGCTTTCGATAAGTAATCATCCAAAATTATCGGACGTTCGGATATTCTTATTCGATTAAGTTGTTGTGAATAGCGTTTGATAGTCGTAATCGTACGATATCTACGTAAGTTCGATTCGGTTTCGGTTTCGACAACTTTACGGTCGATACGGTTAttctaaattgaaaatacatcttATCGTACGACAACTTACCGAATCGATcgataattatgttatcgaagtGTTTTGAATCGGCctgcaggtctttaactatacctagtacctacccatgcaaaaaatcacgccgaatCATTTCTCCGTtgtagcgtgattgaaggacaaaccaacaaacaaacacactttcgcatttataatatgggtagtgatattagATTTTAATAACTACCCAGTCTTACTTCCGTACTCTCTCGGTAGGGATTCTATAAAATCAGTATCTTAGCTTTATAATAAGTTATAACATAACGCCGGAAGTTATAAAACTCAAATAGGTTTTATATTGATATTTAGAATCCATACTATAACAACTACAATTTTTACTAGTTGACGCCCACgacttcacgtggatttagatttttgaaatcgAAATccactctttgcttttccgggattaaaGAAGCCTAATCATGCTTCAGGTATAGATATGTACCTTGGAAAATGGACAATAATGGATGATGGACAATGGATGGGCGTAATTTCTTGCATGGATATAAAAGAGAGAGAGAcagcgcgtgccaaaccttagttattttataggacaggcagggggttgccacgatactaaggttaagatctatagaggccactttgactttgctcagacttaagattgagttaatacAAGACGGATTTATatgagatatagctctgtctcgtttgacTCATCTTAAGTCTacgctaagtcagagtgcgctctatagatctcactcttTAGTGTccggcaatgcatgacgtgatttctaatactaagttttccgaagaaaatataaaaaaaaatagactatactttgacgtaagatttttacaccttaattacctgttatttcccaaagcaatcatgatccaaataaacatccaaacaattAATGTTCCTCCCAGTATTGGGAGGGACGTTTATACGCAGagaagcttttataaaataacgaaggttctCAGTCCAATATTTATCCAATCCATTGTTCCGTTTTCACCtcaaaatattctttaaaaaatcaagaaaaaagcGATAAACTTACCACTGTTAGCGAAAAGCAGTTTTGATTGTGGCGCAGCGTAGGCGTAAACAGCTATGCAAAGAACCAATAATATGAAGAAAAGACGCATGTTGGTAGATGTGTGAGTAACTATGATATAGTTTAGAGAATGACAAAGGGTAAAGTGATATGTTATATAGACTGATAGTGTAGGAGATGGTGATTCGTCCGCGGTGGTAAGAGGACACTGTGCGAGTGACAAGAATAAAATTACCGCTGTGGGGAGGACTATCTAGGGCGTGCAGGGTCATTCTCATAGTCATTCTAActcatatattacttcgtatggacaggattattgaacaaacaaaatggcaccgacatTGGTGCTGCACCAacgcaacctcagtgacgtctggatttcaaatggGTCATGCATTAGAATCTAAGAGGTGGCgatgatttatttggtttctaaaccgtgaaaaattttgttcgctcgaccacatcttgtcatttatatcgatgctctAATGATTACTAGTAGgaaggtatttttactagttaattgacttttatattttcatatcattatattgtaaagcttgtttaaattatcaaacgaactgttataaatttataattaataactatttaagtactgtcaaaaaaatattgtaatcttatttggccttattttcagtctgttattaagtatgtaaaattatattgtatgtatcgctgttgattgcatattaacgaataaaataaataaaataaataaaataatattaaataggcGCCGATGAActgaatttaaatatattcttaAGCGAACAAAATATAAACAACGTTTATATGAAGTAGACTAAGTAATTTCTAGTTAGGCAAATGCCTAGTATACTGAGAGAAACTCAGCAAGTTCTAGTTGTGCACTAAATAAGGTACCTATAAGTTCCTACCCGAAGATTTCAGTGCTAGCAAGAACTAAAAATAATCATCTCCTTTCAGGGTGATATTTCATAGGAAGGTATTTTCGTACTAGGGTGGTAGTTTCTTGACTAATCAAATATTACGCTCTTGGTAAACGTAAGAATGTTCCCATTTCTAATCACTTGTAAAATTATACCGGAAccatacataaaatatattttagacaTGAGTATGTGCAAGAGCTGCTTGAGTAAAAAttgatacataattatatacctacaattataatttttaaatcaaaaaaataaatagagaACTTAAAGAGGAATATTTTTATAGTATTAACTTATCTCTATCTAGTTATTAAAAACAATGTTGTTAGATGAATTTCGCGATTTATTGTAGAATGGTCCATAGCATAGTTGCATAATGATCTAGAGGTGGGTGACAGGAGTGCAGGTCGCCTGCGCATCGTGTACACAGTGAAAGGCGTCGCGGAAGCGGAGGCGGAAGCGGAgcaaatatttataatgaagAATTTTAGAAGTGATGCCTTTTCAGGCATCTTATGTTGAACATAAACTATTAGGTTTAGCAGAGTCAGCTTTATTCGAGCGGGATGTCTTAAAATCCTTGCTTTGTGGTCTACAGgcgattattattaatttcagccgttagtcatttaacatttcTCAATGGACCAAGTTACATCAAGTCCGGACGCTTGTTTTTtccttaattttatattatggaaCCGTAACGTGAACGTTATACTGCCAACCAGAAAAGGAATCAATCAttcaatcagcctgtttacctccactgttggacatagaccttcccaagagcgcgccacctcacacgatcctccgcctgcctcatccacccacttcccgctactaAAAGGAATGATGCCttcgaaatgtggtgctggataCAGCTCAACATTTTCTGGACGGAGCATAAGACCAACGTCTCGATTTTAAACACATTGAAAATCAAGATGCGGCTATCATCATCGCTCTGCGGCGGATGCTTGAGTACTTCGGTCACATTGCTACGAAAAACGCGAGTAGCATAGAGAAACTGTTGGTCACTAGTAAGATcagaggaaagagaccccgcggacgAAGCCCGAGACGTTGGTCCGACCAGATACGAGAAGCGGTCGATACATCATTCTGCAATACCTTCCATACGACCTCCAACAGGGAGAAATGGCGTAACATCGTGAAGAAGATGCAATTTTTCGAGAAAACCAcaatcctcaaaattgagggaccgATGCGAGaagttcattaaaaataaaaataacgatcGCTTTTCTTATGTAGCGTGCAGCAGGTATAAACTTAGCACAAGAAATTGTTACTCAACGTACGTGTTTACTACCAAGCTATTAACATTAGCTCCAACGTCCATATAAGTTGGTTCAGCGTAGTCCgttaaccgccgtactcagagtcgctaatcgttacttaagattgagttaaaacgagacaggtttaagtgagagatatatagctctgtctagttttaactaaacttgagtaacgattaagtgactctgagtacggctgtaagacaTGTTCaactgtatttttagggtttcgtatctcaaaaggaataataaacccttataagatcacttcgttgtacttatgtctgttcgtctgtcgtgtctgtcaagaaaacctatagggtgaagcctgttgacctagaatcatgaagtttggcaggtaggtaggtcttatagcacaagtaaaggaataaatccaaaacccgtgtttttgtagttacatcacaaaaaaaaaccggccaagtgcgagtcaggctcgcgcaatgagggttccgtactacagtcgtatttttcgacattttgcacgactattcaaaaactatgatgcataaaaataaataaaaatctgttttagaatgtacaggtgaagacctttcatatgataccccacttgatatagtcactcacttcgaaagttgaaaatactaattattagttcatgaccacaatttattttttgtgtgatttaaccctaaatttgcggttttcagatttttccccaaatgtcagctataagatctacctacctgccaaatttcatgattctaggtcaacgggaagtaggttccctgtaggtttcttgacagacaaacagacaacaatgtgatcctataagggttccgtttttccttttgaggtacggaaccctaaaaataccaaaatgtgttcgtgaactaataattattagtattttcaattttcaaagtaagataactataaaaAGTCggaatatcatatgaaagggctttacctgtaaattatataatagatttttatttatttttatgcataatagtttttgatttatcttgcaaaatgtcaaaaaaatactcgagtacggaacactcggtgcgcgagtctgactcgcacttctcCAGATTTTTTAAGTATGACGCGTTTTTATCCGAATTTTCTAACAAATTcttggccaaactaattctatgaccaaggtagctgccagctctagggtccccggttgactcgataaccctttttgaaatttcctcaaaaagagctcgaggcTCACACggcccaaggtctccacaccaaaaggcacgaatattgaagctcccatcgaggttttcatatttgcgcctcttggcctgttcggcgctggtGGCCGCTGCAcacgccatagaggaggtcgcctgaatgtggggtACAGCTGAACTGAAGCGTATGAATATAAATATCATTTGGACCATAATTTGCTTTTATATTATCGTAAGGCGTAGGTAAGTAAATGGAAAATCTtcgtttatattattaactgACCAGCTTACGCCCGCGTCTTTTCCctcgtggattacacaaatttcaaacccctattttacccgctttagggtttttaaaaatcatttcttagcggatgtcttcgtcctaacagctacctgcatgccaaattgcagctcgatacgttcagtagtttgagttgtgtcACTCAGCTTTTCCTTGTGTAGGTATTTAGATACTGGCTTTTATCTTGATTATTAGATTAGATCCTATACTCGtaataaataagttttaatgaccacgattaatttatattattaaagttaaTTTTACTGTACAAAAATCATATTAATCACGTATTAATTATTCATTTTGAAAAGTAGAACAATAAGTACCAAATTTTCATGATTTTTCTAGAAGTAATTTAATAATGCTATAAACtaagaacaaaaacaaaacaaataaataattttactacagtcttttattaaaatatatctaaaatatttacaaaaatataatttcattatatttttttcaaatttaccAATAatataagataggtaggtacatgtacacataacataatatattatattacatcaTTTGGTACagcatacaaattaaaaaagacACTGAGATAAGTGTGTACTTATGACAATCATCTCGAcatcttttttattatattgaaactttttaaaagtatcaataactagatgacgcccgcgacttcgtccgcgtggatttaggttttaaaaatcctgtgggaactcttcaattttccgggataaaaagtagcctatgtccttccccgggatgtaagctatctctttatcaaatttcgtcaaaatcggttgaacggttgagccgtgaaaagctagcagacagacagacagacacactttcgcatttataatattagtatggataattataTTCCTACAAAGGAGCTCActtctcaataattattattattgttataatcaGAGTTAATGGTATGAGAATGGGCGGACTGAACTCCGTTTATATTGCTCGCTCCGCTTTGCTGGTACGACTCCCCATCCTGCTGAACCGAATGGGCCACACTAGCTCTATACCCCGGGAAGTTATGGGACGCAGCGACTGACGTACCAAAGTTATTAAACCCACGACCTTGAGCTACGGATACAGTTGAACCAAATCCATCATTTTGAGCAGACGATACAGATGATTCGTAGCCCAAACCATCACTGACAGTTGCAACCGCAGAATCGTAGCCTAAACCTCGCCCATCCGCTGTTGACACGGCTGTGTGATACCTCCCTAAACCGTTGACAGACGATACGGCTGTTCCACGGCCACTGACCGAGGATACGGCAGATGCGAATCCGTTATGACTGTGAGCGGAGGATACCGCTGATCCGAAATTCCCGAAGTTTTGTGCCGAGGATACAGCCGATCCGAACCTTCCGAAACCATTGTTATATATCGTCGCTGAGTTTTGCTGACCGTTGTTACgagtataatatggatagtaagGTGCTTGAGTGTATCTTATGGGATAGGATGGCGCTGCATTAGCGTAGCCTACACCTCTTGCGAAGGTGTTCCCGTCGTTGGAGCCAAAGCCAGATCCGTAAGAAGTCGCGTCTCCGCTCTGGAACGATGTACCGATCCCCGAGGAGTGGCGGATCCCACCGATGTCACTGGCGAAGCCACTTCCGAAGCCAAATGCTATGTTTGGTCCGCGGTCCACACGAAATGTGACGCCGGGTGGAATATTATCtggaaataaatgttttaaagtTGATTAAGTCGTTTATAGAGCAACTTTCCATCATCGgctatacccaagcaaaaaatcacgttgctccgttgcgacgtgattgaaggacaaacaaacacactttcgcatttaaaataagggtactgaataaTATGAGACAAGCACAGAACAAACAAATACTAACTAAGTTGATTACCACTTCCGTAtattgtccgcggaggacaaaaatgGAACACAGAACTGCATTGCATAACGCACACGATAGACTTAATAGTACGGCGAAACACCGTAGTTAACTTAAAGATGAGGGacttttgtcctccgcggacaatagTCCCTCGTGTCCTAGACCCTATAAGTGTACTTTTAGACGTTAcagtttaaaataaacttaccaTATACAACCGGTCCAGCTTTAGCAAAAGCGATGGCATATAAGACAACTAAATATTTGGCTATCATTTtgttactaaaatatgatatcaggtacaatcaaatatgatttgagctTTCGCCGAGCAATGGTAAGTTGTGAATCATTTCTCCGATCTTATATACTAGGAAGACACCTCCCACTTAAATCAGTGGGTCAAAAAAAACATCTAAGGCATTGACATCCGTTTTATTTTACGGTAAAATTTTATCTTCATGATAACTCCTTGTGAAATAAATACATGTAGCTATCTATCTATGCGTcagtataagctgtgatagcctagtggggaAGACGTCACTCAGTCTCCTATTCGAGaagtcggtggttcgatcccgggcattcacctctaactttttggagttatatgCATTTTAGGCATTTAAATATCGCATCCTTCAACCGtaaaggaaagcatcgtgaggaaatctgcatgcctgagagttctatatAATGTTATCTAAGGCGTGTAAggtctgcaaatccgcactgggccagtatagcctaaatccttctcattagagacccgttctcagtagtgatcCGGCGATAAGTTGATCGTGACGATACATCAGTATAATATTAAATCTCTTTAGTATGATTAATAAAAATCGAGAATACGCCACATAAGTAGATAGTGCTAATTTATGTGTAGAACAAGATCATAAATCGTTTGGAATTGAATTTGATGCGATCTATTTTAAATTTGAGAACATATTTACGATTCGCCATGGATTAATAGGATTTATATACTTAGCTATATTTTACCGGAAACGCTCTTTTAGTCTACAGTGTGAATAATTTGGAAATATAAATCATTATAAAGGAAAAAGGCTTTTTGTTTTAGGCTACCTAGCACATTTTCGTGCATGATGATAAAGTAGCAATTATTCTAATTATTCATTTAAATAAGATTAATTACCatgtacttactttttaaaacaataaatagtaaagtaaaaaaccggccaagtgcgagtcaggctcgcgcaaagagggttccgttctacagtcgtattttatcaacattttgcaggataattcaaaaactatgatacataaaaataaataaaaatctgttttagaatgcacaggtgaagacctttcatatgataccctacttgatatagttatcttacttagaaaatttaaaatactaattattagttcatgaccacaatttttttttgtgtgatgtaagcctaaattcacggttttcagatttttctccaaatgtcagctataagatctacctacctgccaaatttcatgattctaggtcaacgggaagtaccctgtaggtttcttgacagacagacagacagacagacaacaaagtgatcctataagggttccgtttttccttttgaggtacggaaccctaaaaaaagtaaaagtagtctatgtccttccccgggatgcaagctatctctgtaccaaatttcgccaaaatcggttgaacggttgcgccgtgaaaaactagcagacagacagacagacacactttcgcatttataatattagtatggaagtatgaatttAATGTTTGTATGTTACTCATCACATCGTTCAtctgattgagttgaaactttgtaagaCATTCCCGTGTCATTGGGGCCAGTGTGTGGCcctttcctagtttaggggtcaggattccaaaGAAATTAACTGTTCtgagtttataaaataaaggaaATTCTAAATACTAAATACAGTTTCTATTGGTACTTGCGTTCTAACAGTGGCGTCCACAAActtttaagccagggtaggcattagttaggtaggaacctgtttactggcaggtcataatgaaaactATGCATTGAGATATTACAACGGGGGtacgcagtgcatttatgcctctatgacctgcacgccactgcgttcTAATATAGTTCCATCCACCATAGGCGACGTGCGAGTGGCATTGCttattaaattaggtaggtatgctggGTATaaactagttattaataaataacttcCGCTCTTGGAACATCTTTATGCTAGAAGGTgaataaaccaataaaacatAACTCACTCACGTTTTATATGTTATAAAAACCTAATGAATGGCTAAAATCActacataattaggtataacataagattttttattaaattaatagaaGAAcatttcgttcaccgttaattaatacaaatatttagaTCATTAAGAATTCAAGTAAA
This genomic stretch from Maniola hyperantus chromosome 2, iAphHyp1.2, whole genome shotgun sequence harbors:
- the LOC117990410 gene encoding uncharacterized protein — protein: MIAKYLVVLYAIAFAKAGPVVYDNIPPGVTFRVDRGPNIAFGFGSGFASDIGGIRHSSGIGTSFQSGDATSYGSGFGSNDGNTFARGVGYANAAPSYPIRYTQAPYYPYYTRNNGQQNSATIYNNGFGRFGSAVSSAQNFGNFGSAVSSAHSHNGFASAVSSVSGRGTAVSSVNGLGRYHTAVSTADGRGLGYDSAVATVSDGLGYESSVSSAQNDGFGSTVSVAQGRGFNNFGTSVAASHNFPGYRASVAHSVQQDGESYQQSGASNINGVQSAHSHTINSDYNNNNNY